The following are encoded together in the Lagopus muta isolate bLagMut1 chromosome 7, bLagMut1 primary, whole genome shotgun sequence genome:
- the LOC125695679 gene encoding macrophage mannose receptor 1-like isoform X3, with product MRFSRFLFVLTLFHSALQLEDTEIFLIYNKVSKLCLQASIAQSVRTATCHQENESQKFTWITDHQLMSVRLNLCLGVPLKEDEVAITLFPCNQTSELQWWECRNESLLAIQGEDLFFNPGKEEHDNVVLKEQLSPKSYWKIYGAIDVLCSQKYEETFTLLGNAFGAPCVFPFMYKKQWYAECTSAGRSDGWLWCATTADYDTDQRYGFCPMKDRDTTWTTDVLRNAYYQVNSESALTWHQARKSCQQQNAELLSITDIHEQMYLKELTESTDSALWIGLNRLDLKSGWEWIGGTPFQYLNWAPGSPSPESGKLCVVLNPETKAKWQNWECDQKLGYICKKRNFTLIPSGDIGPIACPDGWVSYVDHCYKIFRETKGWQEALTSCQNEGSHLASIEHLEEHSFIVSGLGYKPTDKLWIGLNDHKFQMFFEWSDGTPVTYIRWHLGEPSSTNTRPEDCVMIKGQDGYFADSDCEKKAGYICKRKPIPQLAGEKKNTDVGCKKGWRRYGTYCYFTGHVAATFSEANGTCEGEKGYLATVESRYEQAYLTSLVGLRPEKYFWLGLSDVEDQGTFRWSSGEDVSFTHWGAAMPGSKSGCVAMRTGIAAGLWDVLDCESKQKYICKQWVVGATAPPISTTAPKPTCPEGWISNDDASSCYKYFCRSDIKEKSWIEARDFCRQIGGDLATINSEEEKKMILRGNRYCSFETVWLGIFSLNPDEGFAWSDGSPVRYTDWSDHPRSSGGHMFCGVINGRTFSGQWLLSVCEEEHGWVCQIKKGVMPKPEPIDTYEYKTTADGWVMYEDKLYYISKEQVSMEEAREFCRMNSADLAVISSNSERRFIQRALIKNDKYRTESEQYFIGLKISLDKTFSWIDGTPVTYVAWAPNEPNFANNEEHCVVMFSKQGLWNDVNCGVTNRFVCERHNSSINSTLASPLPPGGCPESWLLFNNKCFKIFASNTTRKLAWHDAREVCIHLGGNLASVPNQQVQAFVYYHLKDATTNVWIGMNDINRESTFLWADGSTVSYTNWIEGAPETKQSFFDFYEFELLEDNTVETDCVFMTKLDGKWRDDSCDNERGYICQMNSLVTALFNLPATNPSSDFVRYGDSSYLIVSSKMHWEEARRNCQEQHAELASILDAYIHSFLWIQIQKYGKPVWIGLNSNITRSYYKWTDNWKTRFTKWAAEEPKKKNACVYLDLDGTWKTAPCKETFFSVCKKSNVVAPTEPVQLSGECPEAADLQAWIPYHGHCYYIEASAATGWAQASLKCTHLERWLWLDNAAMDFVNWEEKESDEEHHCVEMTAPSGYWDNADCFSEKGFICKKPKVEPSGSPLLQKDKQRNEETHPPVHPSVWPLFFLSILSLLGAGVLIYFYKRKRQNQLSRDLNTSK from the exons ATGAGGTTCTCCAGGTTCTTGTTTGTTCTTACTCTCTTTCACAGTGCTTTGCAGCTGGAAG acactgaaatatttttaatatataataaagTCAGCAAACTCTGTCTTCAGGCTTCTATTGCACAATCAGTTAGAACTGCCACTTGCCATCAAGAGAATGAATCACAAAAATTCACTTGGATTACTGATCATCAGCTCATGAGTGTGAGACTGAACCTGTGCCTGGGTGTTCCACTGAAGGAAGATGAGGTTGCGATCACCCTGTTCCCATGTAACCAAACAAGTGAGCTGCAGTGGTGGGAATGTAGAAATGAAAGCCTTCTTGCAATCCAGGGAGAAGACTTGTTTTTCAATCCTGGCAAGGAAGAACATGATAATGTTGTATTAAAAGAGCAGTTGAGTCCAAAGAGTTATTGGAAGATCTATGGGGCCATTGATGTTTTATGTTCTCAGAAATACGAAG AGACCTTTACGCTTCTAGGAAATGCTTTTGGGGCACCTTGTGTGTTCCCCTTCATGTACAAGAAGCAGTGGTATGCAGAGTGCACGAGTGCTGGCCGCTCAGACGGCTGGCTCTGGTGTGCAACGACTGCAGACTATGACACAGACCAGCGATACGGATTTTGCCCAATGAAAG ACAGAGATACCACTTGGACTACAGATGTGTTAAGAAATGCCTACTACCAAGTAAACTCTGAATCTGCTCTCACATGGCACCAAGCAAGGAAGAGCTGTcagcaacaaaatgcagaattacTGAGTATCACAGATATTCATGAACAAATGTACCTTAAAG AATTAACAGAAAGTACAGATTCTGCACTGTGGATTGGCCTCAATAGACTGGACTTGAAGAGCGGCTGGGAGTGGATTGGAGGCACTCCTTTCCAGTATTTAAACTGGGCTCCAG GAAGTCCCTCTCCAGAATCTGGAAAACTCTGTGTGGTATTGAATCCTGAAACAAAAGCTAAATGGCAAAATTGGGAATGTGATCAGAAACTTGGCTATAtctgtaaaaaaagaaactttacCTTGATACCCTCAG GTGATATTGGGCCTATTGCTTGCCCAGATGGATGGGTATCATATGTAGATCACTGTTACAAGATCTTCAGGGAAACCAAAGGATGGCAAGAAGctttgacctcctgtcagaaTGAAGGGAGTCACCTGGCCAGCATCGAACACCTTGAGGAGCACAGCTTTATAGTGTCTGGGCTTGGGTACA AGCCAACAGACAAGCTCTGGATTGGCCTGAACGATCACaagtttcaaatgttttttgaatGGAGTGATGGTACGCCAGTGACATACATCAGATGGCATCTGGGAGAGCCATCCAGCACCAACACCAGGCCAGAAGACTGCGTTATGATCAAGGGCCAG GATGGCTATTTTGCAGACTCCGACTGTGAGAAGAAAGCTGGttatatttgtaaaagaaaaccTATACCACAACtagctggagaaaagaaaaataccgATGTAGGTTGCAAAAAA GGATGGAGAAGATATGGGACCTACTGCTATTTTACTGGACATGTAGCAGCAACATTTTCCGAAGCAAATGGCActtgtgaaggagaaaaaggttACTTAGCCACAGTTGAAAGTAG ATATGAACAAGCCTATTTGACTAGTCTTGTAGGGCTGAGGCCTGAGAAGTATTTCTGGCTGGGTCTTTCTGACGTGGAGGATCAAGGAACTTTCAGGTGGAGCAGTGGTGAGGATGTCTCCTTCACGCACTGGGGTGCAGCAATGCCTG GAAGTAAATCAGGGTGTGTTGCCATGAGAACCGGAATTGCAGCTGGATTATGGGATGTTCTTGACTGTGAATCTAAGCAAAAATATATCTGCAAACAATGGGTAGTTGGTGCAACAGCCCCACCTATTTCAACTACTGCTCCAAAACCCACATGTCCTGAAGGCTGGATATCAAATGACGATGCAAGTTCCTGTTATAAA TACTTTTGCAGGTCAGATATTAAAGAGAAATCATGGATTGAAGCTCGAGATTTTTGTAGACAAATTGGAGGGGATCTGGCCACCATCAACagtgaggaggagaaaaaaatgatattaaGAGGAAACAG ATACTGTAGTTTTGAAACAGTTTGGCTTGGTATATTTTCCTTGAATCCAGATGAAGGATTTGCCTGGAGTGATGGCTCTCCT GTTAGGTACACAGACTGGAGTGATCATCCAAGAAGTTCAGGAGGACACATGTTCTGTGGTGTAATCAACGGTAGAACATTTTCTGGGCAATGGCTTCTTTCAGTCTGTGAAGAGGAGCATGGCTGGGTTTGTCAAATTAAAAAAG GAGTGATGCCAAAACCTGAACCAATTGATACATATG AATATAAAACCACTGCGGATGGATGGGTCATGTACGAAGATAAGCTGTACTACATCAGCAAAGAACAAGTTTCCATGGAAGAAGCCCGAGAGTTTTGCAGGATGAATTCTGCAGATCTTGCTGTAATTAGTAGCAATAGTGAAAGGAGGTTCATACAGAGAGCTCTGATAAAAAAT gATAAATACAGGACAGAGTCAGAACAATACTTCATTGGTTTAAAAATTAGTCTGGATAAAACATTTAG CTGGATAGATGGGACTCCAGTAACATATGTGGCCTGGGCTCCTAATGAGCCTAACTTTGCAAATAATGAGGAACATTGTGTGGTAATGTTTTCAAAGCAAG GCTTGTGGAATGATGTAAACTGTGGTGTCACAAATAGATTTGTATGTGAAAGACATAATAGTTCTATTAATTCAACACTTGCTTCTCCACTTCCTCCTGGAGGATGTCCAGAAAGTTGGCTTCTCTTTAACAACAAG tgtttcaaaatatttgcctCCAATACAACAAGAAAGCTGGCATGGCATGATGCACGAGAAGTTTGTATTCATCTGGGAGGAAATCTGGCTTCTGTACCGAATCAGCAAGTGCAAG CTTTTGTCTACTATCATTTAAAGGATGCTACAACCAATGTTTGGATTGGGATGAATGATATCAACAGAGAGTCTACGTTTCTTTGGGCAGATGGGAGCACAGTTTCCTATACCAATTGGATTGAAGGTGCACCAGAAACCAAACAAAGCTTCTTCGACTTTTATGAGTTTGAATTGCTGGAAGATAACACTGTGGAG ACAGACTGTGTTTTCATGACAAAATTAGATGGCAAATGGAGAGATGATAGCTGTGACAATGAGAGAGGCTACATCTGCCAAATGAATTCAC TAGTTACTGCACTATTTAACTTACCGGCAACAAATCCATCTTCTGACTTTGTCCGCTATGGTGATAGCAGTTATCTAATTGTCTCATCTAAAATGCACTGGGAAGAGGCCAGAAGAAACTGCCAAGAGCAACATGCAGAACTTGCAAGCATTTTAGATGCCTACATCCATTCATTCCTTTGGATCCAGATACAGAAATATGGAAAACCTGTATGGATTGGCCTTAACAGCAATATT ACTAGGAGCTATTACAAATGGACTGATAACTGGAAAACCAGATTCACTAAGTGGGCAGCAGAGgagccaaagaagaaaaatgcttgtgTCTATCTAGACCTTGATGGTACCTGGAAAACAGCGCCTTGCAAAGAAACATTCTTCTCAGTTTGTAAGAAATCAAATG tTGTAGCTCCAACTGAGCCTGTTCAGCTGTCTGGTGAATGCCCTGAAGCAGCTGACCTGCAAGCCTGGATCCCTTACCATGGGCACTGCTACTATATCGAGGCATCAGCAGCAACAGGGTGGGCCCAGGCCTCTCTCAAGTGCACTCATTTAG AGAGGTGGTTGTGGTTGGATAATGCTGCAATGGACTTTGTCAACTGGGAGGAGAAAGAGTCTGATGAGGAGCACCACTGCGTGGAAATGACTGCACCATCTGGTTACTGGGACAATGCtgattgcttttctgaaaaaggaTTTATCTGCAAGAAACCCAAAG
- the LOC125695679 gene encoding macrophage mannose receptor 1-like isoform X2 — translation MRFSRFLFVLTLFHSALQLEDTEIFLIYNKVSKLCLQASIAQSVRTATCHQENESQKFTWITDHQLMSVRLNLCLGVPLKEDEVAITLFPCNQTSELQWWECRNESLLAIQGEDLFFNPGKEEHDNVVLKEQLSPKSYWKIYGAIDVLCSQKYEETFTLLGNAFGAPCVFPFMYKKQWYAECTSAGRSDGWLWCATTADYDTDQRYGFCPMKDRDTTWTTDVLRNAYYQVNSESALTWHQARKSCQQQNAELLSITDIHEQMYLKELTESTDSALWIGLNRLDLKSGWEWIGGTPFQYLNWAPGSPSPESGKLCVVLNPETKAKWQNWECDQKLGYICKKRNFTLIPSGDIGPIACPDGWVSYVDHCYKIFRETKGWQEALTSCQNEGSHLASIEHLEEHSFIVSGLGYKPTDKLWIGLNDHKFQMFFEWSDGTPVTYIRWHLGEPSSTNTRPEDCVMIKGQDGYFADSDCEKKAGYICKRKPIPQLAGEKKNTDVGCKKGWRRYGTYCYFTGHVAATFSEANGTCEGEKGYLATVESRYEQAYLTSLVGLRPEKYFWLGLSDVEDQGTFRWSSGEDVSFTHWGAAMPGSKSGCVAMRTGIAAGLWDVLDCESKQKYICKQWVVGATAPPISTTAPKPTCPEGWISNDDASSCYKYFCRSDIKEKSWIEARDFCRQIGGDLATINSEEEKKMILRGNRYCSFETVWLGIFSLNPDEGFAWSDGSPVRYTDWSDHPRSSGGHMFCGVINGRTFSGQWLLSVCEEEHGWVCQIKKGVMPKPEPIDTYEYKTTADGWVMYEDKLYYISKEQVSMEEAREFCRMNSADLAVISSNSERRFIQRALIKNDKYRTESEQYFIGLKISLDKTFSWIDGTPVTYVAWAPNEPNFANNEEHCVVMFSKQGLWNDVNCGVTNRFVCERHNSSINSTLASPLPPGGCPESWLLFNNKCFKIFASNTTRKLAWHDAREVCIHLGGNLASVPNQQVQAFVYYHLKDATTNVWIGMNDINRESTFLWADGSTVSYTNWIEGAPETKQSFFDFYEFELLEDNTVETDCVFMTKLDGKWRDDSCDNERGYICQMNSLTALFNLPATNPSSDFVRYGDSSYLIVSSKMHWEEARRNCQEQHAELASILDAYIHSFLWIQIQKYGKPVWIGLNSNITRSYYKWTDNWKTRFTKWAAEEPKKKNACVYLDLDGTWKTAPCKETFFSVCKKSNVVAPTEPVQLSGECPEAADLQAWIPYHGHCYYIEASAATGWAQASLKCTHLGATLVSVENADESDFLIHTVQLLGNKVGGFWIGLYRNMDERWLWLDNAAMDFVNWEEKESDEEHHCVEMTAPSGYWDNADCFSEKGFICKKPKVEPSGSPLLQKDKQRNEETHPPVHPSVWPLFFLSILSLLGAGVLIYFYKRKRQNQLSRDLNTSK, via the exons ATGAGGTTCTCCAGGTTCTTGTTTGTTCTTACTCTCTTTCACAGTGCTTTGCAGCTGGAAG acactgaaatatttttaatatataataaagTCAGCAAACTCTGTCTTCAGGCTTCTATTGCACAATCAGTTAGAACTGCCACTTGCCATCAAGAGAATGAATCACAAAAATTCACTTGGATTACTGATCATCAGCTCATGAGTGTGAGACTGAACCTGTGCCTGGGTGTTCCACTGAAGGAAGATGAGGTTGCGATCACCCTGTTCCCATGTAACCAAACAAGTGAGCTGCAGTGGTGGGAATGTAGAAATGAAAGCCTTCTTGCAATCCAGGGAGAAGACTTGTTTTTCAATCCTGGCAAGGAAGAACATGATAATGTTGTATTAAAAGAGCAGTTGAGTCCAAAGAGTTATTGGAAGATCTATGGGGCCATTGATGTTTTATGTTCTCAGAAATACGAAG AGACCTTTACGCTTCTAGGAAATGCTTTTGGGGCACCTTGTGTGTTCCCCTTCATGTACAAGAAGCAGTGGTATGCAGAGTGCACGAGTGCTGGCCGCTCAGACGGCTGGCTCTGGTGTGCAACGACTGCAGACTATGACACAGACCAGCGATACGGATTTTGCCCAATGAAAG ACAGAGATACCACTTGGACTACAGATGTGTTAAGAAATGCCTACTACCAAGTAAACTCTGAATCTGCTCTCACATGGCACCAAGCAAGGAAGAGCTGTcagcaacaaaatgcagaattacTGAGTATCACAGATATTCATGAACAAATGTACCTTAAAG AATTAACAGAAAGTACAGATTCTGCACTGTGGATTGGCCTCAATAGACTGGACTTGAAGAGCGGCTGGGAGTGGATTGGAGGCACTCCTTTCCAGTATTTAAACTGGGCTCCAG GAAGTCCCTCTCCAGAATCTGGAAAACTCTGTGTGGTATTGAATCCTGAAACAAAAGCTAAATGGCAAAATTGGGAATGTGATCAGAAACTTGGCTATAtctgtaaaaaaagaaactttacCTTGATACCCTCAG GTGATATTGGGCCTATTGCTTGCCCAGATGGATGGGTATCATATGTAGATCACTGTTACAAGATCTTCAGGGAAACCAAAGGATGGCAAGAAGctttgacctcctgtcagaaTGAAGGGAGTCACCTGGCCAGCATCGAACACCTTGAGGAGCACAGCTTTATAGTGTCTGGGCTTGGGTACA AGCCAACAGACAAGCTCTGGATTGGCCTGAACGATCACaagtttcaaatgttttttgaatGGAGTGATGGTACGCCAGTGACATACATCAGATGGCATCTGGGAGAGCCATCCAGCACCAACACCAGGCCAGAAGACTGCGTTATGATCAAGGGCCAG GATGGCTATTTTGCAGACTCCGACTGTGAGAAGAAAGCTGGttatatttgtaaaagaaaaccTATACCACAACtagctggagaaaagaaaaataccgATGTAGGTTGCAAAAAA GGATGGAGAAGATATGGGACCTACTGCTATTTTACTGGACATGTAGCAGCAACATTTTCCGAAGCAAATGGCActtgtgaaggagaaaaaggttACTTAGCCACAGTTGAAAGTAG ATATGAACAAGCCTATTTGACTAGTCTTGTAGGGCTGAGGCCTGAGAAGTATTTCTGGCTGGGTCTTTCTGACGTGGAGGATCAAGGAACTTTCAGGTGGAGCAGTGGTGAGGATGTCTCCTTCACGCACTGGGGTGCAGCAATGCCTG GAAGTAAATCAGGGTGTGTTGCCATGAGAACCGGAATTGCAGCTGGATTATGGGATGTTCTTGACTGTGAATCTAAGCAAAAATATATCTGCAAACAATGGGTAGTTGGTGCAACAGCCCCACCTATTTCAACTACTGCTCCAAAACCCACATGTCCTGAAGGCTGGATATCAAATGACGATGCAAGTTCCTGTTATAAA TACTTTTGCAGGTCAGATATTAAAGAGAAATCATGGATTGAAGCTCGAGATTTTTGTAGACAAATTGGAGGGGATCTGGCCACCATCAACagtgaggaggagaaaaaaatgatattaaGAGGAAACAG ATACTGTAGTTTTGAAACAGTTTGGCTTGGTATATTTTCCTTGAATCCAGATGAAGGATTTGCCTGGAGTGATGGCTCTCCT GTTAGGTACACAGACTGGAGTGATCATCCAAGAAGTTCAGGAGGACACATGTTCTGTGGTGTAATCAACGGTAGAACATTTTCTGGGCAATGGCTTCTTTCAGTCTGTGAAGAGGAGCATGGCTGGGTTTGTCAAATTAAAAAAG GAGTGATGCCAAAACCTGAACCAATTGATACATATG AATATAAAACCACTGCGGATGGATGGGTCATGTACGAAGATAAGCTGTACTACATCAGCAAAGAACAAGTTTCCATGGAAGAAGCCCGAGAGTTTTGCAGGATGAATTCTGCAGATCTTGCTGTAATTAGTAGCAATAGTGAAAGGAGGTTCATACAGAGAGCTCTGATAAAAAAT gATAAATACAGGACAGAGTCAGAACAATACTTCATTGGTTTAAAAATTAGTCTGGATAAAACATTTAG CTGGATAGATGGGACTCCAGTAACATATGTGGCCTGGGCTCCTAATGAGCCTAACTTTGCAAATAATGAGGAACATTGTGTGGTAATGTTTTCAAAGCAAG GCTTGTGGAATGATGTAAACTGTGGTGTCACAAATAGATTTGTATGTGAAAGACATAATAGTTCTATTAATTCAACACTTGCTTCTCCACTTCCTCCTGGAGGATGTCCAGAAAGTTGGCTTCTCTTTAACAACAAG tgtttcaaaatatttgcctCCAATACAACAAGAAAGCTGGCATGGCATGATGCACGAGAAGTTTGTATTCATCTGGGAGGAAATCTGGCTTCTGTACCGAATCAGCAAGTGCAAG CTTTTGTCTACTATCATTTAAAGGATGCTACAACCAATGTTTGGATTGGGATGAATGATATCAACAGAGAGTCTACGTTTCTTTGGGCAGATGGGAGCACAGTTTCCTATACCAATTGGATTGAAGGTGCACCAGAAACCAAACAAAGCTTCTTCGACTTTTATGAGTTTGAATTGCTGGAAGATAACACTGTGGAG ACAGACTGTGTTTTCATGACAAAATTAGATGGCAAATGGAGAGATGATAGCTGTGACAATGAGAGAGGCTACATCTGCCAAATGAATTCAC TTACTGCACTATTTAACTTACCGGCAACAAATCCATCTTCTGACTTTGTCCGCTATGGTGATAGCAGTTATCTAATTGTCTCATCTAAAATGCACTGGGAAGAGGCCAGAAGAAACTGCCAAGAGCAACATGCAGAACTTGCAAGCATTTTAGATGCCTACATCCATTCATTCCTTTGGATCCAGATACAGAAATATGGAAAACCTGTATGGATTGGCCTTAACAGCAATATT ACTAGGAGCTATTACAAATGGACTGATAACTGGAAAACCAGATTCACTAAGTGGGCAGCAGAGgagccaaagaagaaaaatgcttgtgTCTATCTAGACCTTGATGGTACCTGGAAAACAGCGCCTTGCAAAGAAACATTCTTCTCAGTTTGTAAGAAATCAAATG tTGTAGCTCCAACTGAGCCTGTTCAGCTGTCTGGTGAATGCCCTGAAGCAGCTGACCTGCAAGCCTGGATCCCTTACCATGGGCACTGCTACTATATCGAGGCATCAGCAGCAACAGGGTGGGCCCAGGCCTCTCTCAAGTGCACTCATTTAG GTGCTACACTGGTTTCAGTAGAAAATGCGGATGAATCTGACTTTCTGATCCATACAGTACAGCTACTTGGAAACAAAGTAGGAGGCTTCTGGATAGGTCTTTACAGAAATATGGATG AGAGGTGGTTGTGGTTGGATAATGCTGCAATGGACTTTGTCAACTGGGAGGAGAAAGAGTCTGATGAGGAGCACCACTGCGTGGAAATGACTGCACCATCTGGTTACTGGGACAATGCtgattgcttttctgaaaaaggaTTTATCTGCAAGAAACCCAAAG